From Uloborus diversus isolate 005 chromosome 8, Udiv.v.3.1, whole genome shotgun sequence, a single genomic window includes:
- the LOC129228664 gene encoding uncharacterized protein LOC129228664, which translates to MDHLYNAICKCPPTTAWNETTQRCDILNENILMMQNLPVIKKKYIQEDGSLDKVMLNVDIVNAMNTVYPKKILDYAYLLNYTESSHVVKCNVIAQFSGPTKYDAKRYTFYADLQLNCSDCSMYLLPPILLDKQSFKDSNTL; encoded by the exons ATGGATCATTTGTACAACGCCATCTGCAAATGTCCACCGACGACTGCATGGAATGAAACAACACAAAGATGTGATATTTTAA ACGAAAACATACTCATGATGCAGAATTTACCAGttattaagaaaaaatacattcaagAAGATGGTTCCTTGGATAAAGTGATGCTGAATGTTGACATCGTAAATGCG aTGAACACAGTGTATCCAAAGAAAATCCTGGATTACGCTTACTTGTTGAACTACAC GGAATCCTCGCATGTTGTAAAgtgcaatgtgattgctcaatttAGCGGCCCGACGAAGTATGATGCTAAACGTTACACTTTCTATGCAGATCTTCAACTAAATTGCAGTGACTGCTCAATGTATCTGCTACCCCCAATACTTCTGGATAAGCAGTCTTTCAAGGACA GTAATACTTTATAA